From a single Apium graveolens cultivar Ventura unplaced genomic scaffold, ASM990537v1 ctg4459, whole genome shotgun sequence genomic region:
- the LOC141701857 gene encoding uncharacterized protein LOC141701857 yields the protein MQRKFLELKQENMSVAEYEAKFIELSRFVPQLVGTEEQKAERFQQGLKEWIQNRLAILEITDYATLVQKATIIEVGSEMKQKMKQTKKRKFEGRSRSVGGESFPSKFVRGMASQPNRSTGFRGSRIVSVARSENQTGMSYHSQPRPPLPEYKSCGKRHYGQCMQKSVTCFKCGKIGNYATACNQEAAKCFQCGKTGHMKKDCLAAAPASSRGSVTASNRVSTARTFNMTVKYVVRNTNVIAGTLLLNSNSANVLFDSGATKSFVSKEFAEKLNLKVEPLKESLQVKIVNQETIPVNQVYANCNLELGGVRYLVDLIPFRLGEFDVILGMDWLSRNHA from the coding sequence ATGCAGCGAAAGTTCCTAGAGCTGAAACAAGAGAATATGAGcgtagcggaatatgaagctaagttcatAGAATTATCGAGGTTTGTGCCACAGCTGGTGGGCACCGAAGAGCAAAAGGCTGAGAGATTTCAACAGGGATTGAAGGAGTGGATTCAGAACAGGCTGGCAATTCTGGAGATAACTGACTATGCCACCCTAGTGCAGAAGGCCACAATAATTGAAGTAGGGAGTGAAATGAAACAGAAAATGAAGCAAACTAAGAAACGAAAGTTTGAAGGTCGAAGCAGGAGTGTGGGAGGGGAGAGCTTCCCTAGTAAGTTTGTCAGGGGGATGGCCTCCCAACCCAACCGTAGTACAGGATTCAGAGGATCAAGGATCGTGAGTGTGGCCCGGAGCGAGAACCAAACAGGAATGTCTTATCATAGCCAACCACGACCTCCTCTGCCAGAATACAAGAGCTGTGGTAAGAGGCATTATGGGCAATGTATGCAAAAATCGgtgacatgctttaaatgtggtaaGATAGGGAACTACGCCACAGCTTGTAACCAGGAAGCGGCTAAGTGTTTTCAGTGCGGAAAGACAGGACACATGAAGAAGGACTGCCTTGCGGCAGCCCCAGCTAGCTCGAGGGGTAGTGTAACTGCATCTAATAGAGTGTCGACTGccaggacctttaatatgactgTAAAATATGTCGTAAGGAACACCAATGTTATAGCAGGTACGCTCCTCCTAAACTCCAATTCCGCCAATgtgctatttgattctggagctactaagtCTTTCGTATCTAAGGAATTTGCTGAAAAATTGAACTTAAAAGTGGAACCTTTGAAAGAATCTTTGCAAGTGAAAATAGTTAATCAAGAGACtatccctgtaaatcaagtttATGCTAACTGCAACCTAGAATTAGGTGGAGTGAGGTACCTCGTAGATTTAATTCCCTTTcgattaggggagtttgatgtgatattaggaatggattggctatctagaaaCCATGCCTAG